A region from the Sandaracinus amylolyticus genome encodes:
- a CDS encoding alpha/beta hydrolase family esterase, with product MTSPCFLGRSMAIVVIGIFAWSCEGAATTEVDAALDPSDAGSQPSIDAARPPPFVHPTGMTAGCGTTTDAQGVVDRTLTVRGVERRYRLVVPEGYDASVPHALVFAFHGLGDSAENFQAALRFEELAGGEAILVYPHGVHPTLGANGWDLSADGADVELFDTIRAQLEGELCIDRAREHALGFSYGAFMTSSLGCHRGDVIRAIGPMSGGPPRGGRCAGQVAAFIVHGAADDLVDYDLLGVRTREYWRGRDGCSETGATDANGCVAFEGCDEGYPVVFCTHPGAHTVPSWAPGAIWSFFETLGD from the coding sequence ATGACTTCTCCGTGCTTTCTGGGGCGCAGCATGGCGATCGTCGTGATCGGCATCTTCGCGTGGAGCTGCGAGGGCGCTGCCACCACCGAGGTCGACGCCGCGCTCGATCCATCCGACGCCGGCTCGCAGCCATCGATCGACGCCGCTCGACCGCCGCCCTTCGTGCACCCGACCGGCATGACCGCGGGCTGCGGCACCACGACGGACGCGCAGGGCGTCGTCGACCGCACGCTCACGGTGCGGGGCGTCGAGCGTCGTTATCGCCTCGTCGTCCCCGAGGGCTACGACGCGAGCGTGCCGCACGCGCTCGTGTTCGCGTTCCACGGCCTCGGCGACAGCGCCGAGAACTTCCAGGCCGCGCTGCGCTTCGAGGAGCTCGCGGGTGGCGAGGCGATCCTCGTCTATCCGCACGGCGTGCACCCGACGCTCGGCGCGAACGGGTGGGATCTCTCCGCAGACGGCGCGGACGTCGAGCTCTTCGACACGATCCGCGCACAGCTCGAGGGCGAGCTCTGCATCGATCGCGCGCGCGAGCACGCGCTCGGCTTCAGCTACGGCGCGTTCATGACGAGCTCGCTCGGCTGTCATCGCGGTGACGTGATCCGCGCGATCGGTCCGATGTCCGGTGGACCGCCGCGCGGCGGGCGCTGCGCCGGTCAGGTCGCGGCGTTCATCGTGCACGGCGCGGCCGACGATCTCGTCGACTACGACCTGCTCGGCGTGCGCACGCGCGAGTACTGGCGCGGCCGCGACGGATGCAGCGAGACCGGCGCGACCGACGCGAACGGATGCGTCGCGTTCGAGGGCTGCGACGAGGGTTATCCGGTCGTGTTCTGCACGCACCCGGGCGCGCACACGGTGCCGTCGTGGGCACCGGGCGCGATCTGGTCCTTCTTCGAAACGCTCGGTGATTGA
- a CDS encoding VIT domain-containing protein: MITERPNVGLIANGAAVPLEGVRVDATLRGACLEVLVTQRYRNAEDVPLEAVYVFPIEEGAAVCGFAAKIGDTIVRGRVEEREKAFATYDDAMMEGHGAFLLDQERPDVFTASVGNLRPGETVELQIRYVVIARREGDALRVSIPTTVSPRYVPAPSTPEIGQPDGERVSPERWPSVPYGLALALDVELGAPLAGVESPSHPIRTQLRDGGARIELAQDDVALDRDVIVLVTPRERAKPIAMVAREEDGRRVAMITFLPELQATDEGHEVIFLLDCSGSMGGGSITQAKRALQLCVRALGARDRFDVVRFGSSHEAFWGTSRAFDDRSLEEATKRIATIDANLGGTEILAPLRAILARPAVPGLARRVLLLTDGQVSNEAEVIALAKEHAASTRVFAFGIGAGASEHLVRGVARASRGAAEMIAPGERIEPKVMRTFARVRTPSLDDVRVEWGALRVEQAPARTPPVFAGDALTVLARIEGGGGGEIALVAGTHRWTTTIDLERAGAGGPIPVLWARERIRELEDGTVQRRGSAQRREESEDRKRREIVDLGVRYGLMSSATSYVAVEERAPDARVSEPAQLRRIPVALTSGWGGLPSSVVAAAGMPVHATRTGALPPPMVMAAPAGLPPSPRASASGGAPPRAESAKKKGGFLGRVSDVLFGRGAEDEGATMDFMEAEEHATGSADRVFELLMTQKADGSFVRSKVLDAWLGSARVAKLEDAIRAHGDAIATTAVVIALLELEARDRESEWRPAITKANSWLASKSATVDAGAIVR; this comes from the coding sequence ATGATCACCGAGCGACCGAACGTGGGGCTGATCGCGAACGGTGCGGCGGTTCCGCTCGAGGGCGTGCGCGTCGACGCGACGTTGCGCGGCGCATGCCTCGAGGTGCTGGTGACGCAGCGCTATCGCAACGCGGAGGACGTGCCGCTCGAGGCGGTCTACGTCTTCCCGATCGAAGAGGGCGCCGCGGTCTGCGGGTTCGCCGCGAAGATCGGCGACACCATCGTGCGCGGCCGCGTCGAGGAGCGCGAGAAGGCGTTCGCGACCTACGACGACGCGATGATGGAAGGGCACGGCGCGTTCCTGCTCGATCAGGAGCGGCCCGACGTGTTCACCGCGTCCGTCGGGAACCTGCGCCCGGGCGAGACGGTCGAGCTGCAGATCCGCTACGTCGTGATCGCGCGCCGCGAGGGCGACGCCCTGCGGGTGTCGATCCCGACGACGGTGTCGCCGCGCTACGTGCCCGCGCCGAGCACGCCCGAGATCGGCCAGCCCGACGGTGAGCGCGTGAGCCCGGAGCGCTGGCCCAGCGTGCCCTACGGGCTCGCGCTCGCGCTCGACGTCGAGCTCGGTGCGCCGCTCGCGGGCGTGGAGTCGCCGAGCCATCCGATCCGCACTCAGCTGCGCGACGGCGGCGCGCGCATCGAGCTCGCGCAGGACGACGTCGCGCTCGATCGCGACGTGATCGTGCTGGTCACGCCGCGCGAGCGCGCGAAGCCGATCGCGATGGTGGCGCGCGAGGAGGACGGTCGTCGCGTCGCGATGATCACGTTCTTGCCCGAGCTGCAGGCGACCGACGAAGGGCACGAGGTGATCTTCCTGCTCGACTGCTCGGGCTCGATGGGCGGCGGCTCCATCACGCAGGCCAAGCGCGCGCTGCAGCTCTGCGTGCGCGCGCTCGGTGCGCGCGATCGCTTCGACGTGGTGCGCTTCGGATCGAGCCACGAGGCGTTCTGGGGCACGTCGCGCGCGTTCGACGATCGCTCGCTCGAGGAGGCGACCAAGCGCATCGCGACGATCGACGCGAACCTCGGAGGCACCGAGATCCTCGCGCCGCTGCGCGCGATCCTCGCGCGCCCCGCGGTGCCCGGGCTCGCGCGGCGCGTGCTGCTGCTCACCGACGGTCAGGTCTCGAACGAGGCCGAGGTGATCGCGCTCGCGAAGGAGCACGCAGCGAGCACGCGGGTGTTCGCGTTCGGCATCGGCGCGGGCGCGAGCGAGCACCTGGTGCGCGGGGTGGCGCGTGCGTCGCGCGGGGCGGCGGAGATGATCGCGCCGGGCGAGCGCATCGAGCCGAAGGTGATGCGGACGTTCGCGCGGGTGCGCACTCCGTCGCTCGACGACGTTCGCGTCGAGTGGGGCGCGCTGCGCGTCGAGCAGGCGCCGGCGCGCACGCCGCCGGTGTTCGCGGGGGATGCGCTCACGGTCCTCGCGCGCATCGAGGGCGGCGGCGGCGGCGAGATCGCGCTGGTCGCGGGGACGCATCGATGGACGACGACGATCGACCTCGAGCGTGCGGGCGCGGGCGGGCCGATCCCGGTGCTCTGGGCGCGCGAGCGCATCCGCGAGCTCGAGGACGGAACGGTGCAGCGGCGCGGCTCTGCGCAGCGCCGCGAGGAGAGCGAGGATCGCAAGCGGCGCGAGATCGTCGACCTCGGCGTGCGCTACGGGCTGATGTCGAGCGCGACGAGCTACGTGGCGGTCGAGGAGCGCGCGCCCGATGCGCGGGTGAGCGAGCCCGCGCAGCTGCGCCGCATCCCGGTCGCGCTGACGAGCGGGTGGGGTGGTCTGCCGAGCAGCGTCGTCGCAGCTGCGGGCATGCCCGTGCACGCGACGAGGACGGGCGCGCTCCCGCCGCCGATGGTCATGGCCGCGCCGGCGGGGCTTCCGCCGAGCCCGCGCGCGAGCGCGAGCGGAGGCGCGCCCCCGCGCGCCGAAAGCGCCAAGAAGAAGGGCGGATTCCTCGGTCGCGTGAGTGATGTGCTGTTCGGTCGCGGCGCCGAGGACGAAGGCGCGACGATGGACTTCATGGAGGCCGAGGAGCACGCGACCGGAAGCGCGGATCGCGTGTTCGAGCTGCTGATGACCCAGAAGGCCGACGGCAGCTTCGTGCGCTCGAAGGTCCTCGACGCGTGGCTCGGCTCGGCGCGCGTCGCGAAGCTCGAGGACGCGATCCGCGCGCACGGCGACGCGATCGCGACGACGGCGGTGGTGATCGCGCTGCTCGAGCTCGAGGCGCGCGATCGCGAGAGCGAGTGGCGTCCCGCGATCACGAAGGCGAACTCGTGGCTCGCGTCGAAGAGCGCGACCGTCGACGCCGGCGCGATCGTCCGCTGA
- a CDS encoding MerR family transcriptional regulator, whose product MRHLNATLSRVIFALVLDDEAIYGIDELADRAGVSRRTVRYYVQRGLLEAPTGVGRGKHYTEAHLARLVRIRELQEEGVALADISVRLDGPIAREEQCDTPVQSTWTRVVLGPDVELMVRGRRLDEEQVRKLTAAIDRVLGKGDER is encoded by the coding sequence ATGCGACACTTGAATGCGACACTATCCCGTGTCATCTTCGCGCTCGTGCTCGACGACGAGGCGATCTACGGCATCGACGAGCTCGCGGATCGCGCGGGGGTGTCGCGCCGGACCGTGCGCTACTACGTGCAGCGCGGGTTGCTGGAAGCGCCCACCGGCGTCGGCCGCGGCAAGCACTACACCGAGGCGCACCTCGCGCGGCTCGTGCGCATCCGCGAGCTCCAGGAAGAGGGCGTCGCGCTCGCCGACATCTCGGTGCGCCTCGATGGGCCGATCGCGCGCGAGGAACAATGTGACACTCCGGTGCAGAGCACGTGGACGCGCGTCGTGCTCGGGCCGGACGTCGAGCTGATGGTGCGCGGCCGTCGGCTCGACGAGGAGCAGGTCCGCAAGCTGACGGCCGCGATCGATCGCGTGCTGGGGAAGGGGGACGAGCGATGA